Proteins from a single region of Thermotoga maritima MSB8:
- a CDS encoding AAA family ATPase has product MSISEKPLSELLRPKDFEDFVGQDHIFGNKGILRRTLKTGNMFSSILYGPPGSGKTSVFSLLKRYFNGEVVYLSSTVHGVSEIKNVLKRGEQLRKYGKKLLLFLDEIHRLNKNQQMVLVSHVERGDIVLVATTTENPSFVIVPALLSRCRILYFKKLSDEDLMKILKKATEVLNIDLEESVEKAIVRHSEGDARKLLNTLEIVHQAFKNKRVTLEDLETLLGNVSGYTKESHYDFASAFIKSMRGSDPNAAVYYLVKMIEMGEDPRFIARRMIIFASEDVGLADPNALHIAVSTSIAVEHVGLPECLMNLVECAVYLSLAPKSNSVYLAMKKVQELPVEDVPLFLRNPVTEEMKKRGYGEGYLYPHDFGGFVKTNYLPEKLKNEVIFQPKRVGFEEELFERLRKLWPEKYGGESMAEVRKELEYKGKKIRIVKGDITREEVDAIVNAANEYLKHGGGVAGAIVRAGGSVIQEESDRIVQERGRVPTGEAVVTSAGKLKAKYVIHTVGPVWRGGSHGEDELLYKAVYNALLRAHELKLKSISMPAISTGIFGFPKERAVGIFSKAIRDFIDQHPDTTLEEIRICNIDEETTKIFEEKFSV; this is encoded by the coding sequence TTGAGTATTTCAGAAAAACCCTTGAGTGAACTGCTCAGGCCGAAAGACTTCGAGGATTTCGTCGGTCAGGATCATATATTCGGTAATAAAGGGATTCTCCGGCGAACTTTAAAGACAGGCAACATGTTCTCTTCTATCCTCTATGGACCACCGGGGTCTGGTAAGACCTCGGTTTTTTCACTGCTGAAAAGGTATTTCAACGGCGAGGTAGTTTATCTGAGCTCCACCGTTCACGGGGTTTCTGAAATAAAGAACGTTCTCAAAAGAGGAGAACAGTTGAGAAAATATGGAAAAAAATTGCTTCTCTTTCTCGATGAAATACACCGCCTGAACAAAAACCAGCAGATGGTTCTGGTTTCCCATGTTGAACGAGGAGACATCGTACTGGTTGCGACAACAACTGAAAATCCGAGTTTTGTCATCGTACCTGCACTTCTCTCAAGGTGCAGGATTCTTTATTTCAAAAAACTCTCTGACGAGGACCTGATGAAGATCTTGAAAAAAGCAACAGAGGTTCTCAACATCGATCTGGAAGAATCGGTAGAGAAAGCCATAGTAAGGCATTCCGAAGGAGACGCCAGAAAACTCTTGAACACCCTGGAGATCGTCCACCAGGCGTTCAAAAACAAGAGAGTAACTCTTGAGGACCTGGAAACTCTGCTGGGAAACGTGAGCGGGTACACGAAGGAATCACACTACGATTTCGCTTCGGCCTTCATAAAGAGTATGAGAGGTAGCGATCCAAACGCCGCTGTTTACTACCTCGTCAAAATGATAGAGATGGGAGAAGACCCGCGATTCATAGCACGAAGAATGATCATATTCGCCAGCGAAGACGTTGGACTCGCCGACCCAAACGCTCTACATATCGCCGTTTCGACCTCCATCGCTGTCGAACACGTGGGACTTCCCGAATGTTTGATGAACCTTGTAGAGTGTGCCGTCTATCTTTCCCTCGCTCCCAAGAGCAACTCTGTTTATCTCGCAATGAAAAAAGTCCAGGAACTTCCTGTGGAGGACGTACCGCTTTTTCTGAGAAATCCCGTCACCGAAGAGATGAAAAAGCGTGGATACGGAGAAGGGTATCTTTATCCCCATGATTTCGGTGGTTTCGTGAAAACGAACTATCTTCCAGAAAAGTTGAAAAATGAGGTCATCTTCCAGCCAAAGAGAGTAGGTTTTGAGGAAGAACTCTTTGAAAGGCTCAGAAAACTCTGGCCCGAGAAGTACGGGGGTGAAAGTATGGCCGAAGTGAGAAAAGAACTGGAATACAAAGGGAAAAAGATCAGAATCGTAAAGGGAGACATCACAAGAGAAGAAGTGGACGCCATAGTGAACGCGGCGAACGAATATCTGAAACACGGAGGAGGAGTAGCGGGAGCGATCGTGAGAGCAGGTGGAAGCGTTATCCAGGAAGAAAGCGACAGGATCGTTCAAGAACGAGGAAGAGTCCCGACAGGTGAAGCGGTGGTAACCAGCGCTGGAAAGCTGAAGGCAAAATACGTGATCCACACCGTGGGGCCCGTTTGGAGAGGAGGCAGTCATGGAGAGGACGAACTTCTCTACAAAGCAGTTTACAACGCTCTTCTTCGAGCTCACGAACTGAAATTGAAGAGCATCTCAATGCCTGCTATCAGTACAGGAATATTCGGATTTCCGAAAGAAAGAGCGGTGGGAATCTTTTCAAAAGCAATAAGAGATTTCATCGATCAACATCCTGATACCACTCTGGAAGAGATCCGCATATGCAACATAGATGAGGAAACAACGAAGATTTTCGAAGAAAAGTTCAGCGTTTGA
- a CDS encoding SDR family oxidoreductase, with product MNILVTGGAGFIGSHVVDKLIENGYGVIVVDNLSSGKVENLNRNALFYEQSIEDEEMMERIFSLHRPEYVFHLAAQASVAISVREPARDAKTNIIGSLVLLEKSIKYGVKKFIFSSTGGAIYGENVKVFPTPETEIPHPISPYGIAKYSTEMYLEFFAREYGLKYTVLRYANVYGPRQDPYGEAGVVAIFTERMLRGEEVHIFGDGEYVRDYVYVDDVVRANLLAMEKGDNEVFNIGTGRGTTVNQLFKLLKEITGYDKEPVYKPPRKGDVRKSILDYTKAKEKLGWEPKVSLEEGLKLTVEYFRKTLE from the coding sequence ATGAACATTCTGGTAACAGGCGGAGCGGGCTTCATAGGATCCCACGTGGTGGACAAACTGATAGAAAACGGATACGGTGTCATTGTGGTGGACAATCTATCTTCTGGAAAGGTTGAAAACCTCAACAGAAACGCACTGTTTTATGAACAGAGTATAGAGGACGAAGAAATGATGGAGCGGATCTTCTCTCTACACAGACCCGAGTATGTCTTTCACCTCGCCGCTCAGGCTAGTGTCGCCATCTCTGTTAGGGAACCCGCCAGAGACGCAAAAACGAACATCATCGGATCTCTTGTGCTTCTTGAAAAATCCATCAAGTACGGTGTTAAAAAATTCATCTTTTCGTCCACCGGTGGGGCGATATACGGAGAGAATGTGAAGGTCTTTCCAACACCGGAAACGGAGATACCTCATCCGATATCCCCTTATGGCATAGCGAAGTACAGCACCGAGATGTATCTGGAATTCTTCGCGAGAGAGTACGGGCTGAAGTACACAGTTCTCAGATACGCCAACGTTTACGGGCCAAGACAGGATCCGTACGGTGAAGCGGGCGTGGTGGCCATCTTCACTGAAAGGATGCTCAGGGGAGAGGAAGTTCACATATTCGGTGATGGAGAGTACGTCAGAGACTACGTTTACGTTGATGACGTGGTCAGAGCGAATCTTCTCGCCATGGAGAAAGGCGACAACGAAGTCTTCAACATAGGAACGGGAAGGGGCACAACCGTGAACCAGCTCTTCAAACTGCTGAAAGAGATCACTGGCTACGATAAAGAGCCTGTCTATAAACCACCGCGTAAGGGCGACGTGAGAAAGAGCATTCTCGATTACACGAAGGCGAAGGAAAAGCTCGGCTGGGAACCCAAAGTTTCCCTTGAGGAGGGATTGAAGCTCACCGTTGAGTATTTCAGAAAAACCCTTGAGTGA
- a CDS encoding metal-dependent transcriptional regulator, with amino-acid sequence MPRGRKKTLTPALEDYLAVIQEILQKQPAARVSTIARKMGVSLPSVTNAMKRLAELGYVEYEKYGYITLTEKGKRRARSLRGSQNRLRNFFFYVMGIPSPTAEKLSRHFSHFLDTKTRERFKRFYDIMVNFDESKVQELKEFLEESRRLVNVREIPEEARIMEEDEEEEAQP; translated from the coding sequence ATGCCTAGAGGAAGGAAGAAAACCCTGACACCTGCGCTCGAAGATTACCTTGCAGTGATTCAGGAGATACTTCAGAAACAACCCGCGGCGAGGGTGAGCACCATCGCGAGAAAGATGGGAGTGAGCCTTCCAAGTGTGACGAATGCCATGAAAAGACTGGCGGAACTTGGATACGTCGAATACGAGAAGTATGGATACATAACCCTTACCGAGAAGGGTAAAAGAAGAGCAAGATCGTTGAGAGGTTCTCAGAACAGACTCAGGAACTTTTTCTTCTACGTGATGGGAATACCTTCACCCACCGCGGAAAAACTCTCGCGTCATTTCTCACACTTCCTGGATACGAAAACGAGAGAAAGATTCAAGAGATTTTACGACATAATGGTGAATTTCGATGAGAGCAAGGTGCAGGAACTGAAGGAATTTCTCGAAGAGAGCAGAAGACTCGTGAACGTTCGGGAAATCCCTGAAGAAGCCAGAATTATGGAAGAAGATGAAGAAGAGGAGGCTCAACCATGA
- the tmung gene encoding type-4 uracil-DNA glycosylase, whose amino-acid sequence MYTREELMEIVSERVKKCTACPLHLNRTNVVVGEGNLDTRIVFVGEGPGEEEDKTGRPFVGRAGMLLTELLRESGIRREDVYICNVVKCRPPNNRTPTPEEQAACGHFLLAQIEIINPDVIVALGATALSFFVDGKKVSITKVRGNPIDWLGGKKVIPTFHPSYLLRNRSNELRRIVLEDIEKAKSFIKKEG is encoded by the coding sequence TTGTATACAAGGGAAGAACTCATGGAGATAGTGTCAGAAAGAGTGAAAAAGTGTACGGCTTGCCCACTTCATCTGAATAGGACAAACGTTGTCGTAGGAGAAGGAAATCTGGATACGAGGATTGTCTTTGTGGGAGAAGGACCGGGAGAGGAAGAAGACAAGACGGGAAGACCTTTCGTCGGCAGAGCGGGAATGCTTCTGACGGAACTGCTCAGAGAATCAGGTATCAGAAGAGAAGATGTTTACATATGCAACGTTGTGAAATGCAGGCCTCCCAACAACAGAACACCCACTCCTGAAGAACAGGCGGCATGTGGACATTTTTTACTCGCTCAGATCGAAATCATCAACCCAGATGTGATAGTTGCTCTCGGAGCCACGGCGCTGTCTTTCTTCGTGGATGGGAAAAAGGTATCCATAACTAAGGTCAGAGGAAATCCCATCGACTGGCTCGGAGGAAAAAAGGTCATTCCAACATTCCATCCGAGTTATCTCCTGAGAAATAGAAGTAATGAACTCAGAAGGATCGTTCTTGAGGATATTGAGAAAGCAAAAAGTTTCATAAAGAAGGAGGGTTGA
- the fliJ gene encoding flagellar export protein FliJ has translation MPFRFRLQRIYDVRRKEEETLKNDLSKINEKVENTQRIIQQLSAEKKRIESNFLHKKVLRKEDLLNMEMQMMFYEEEIKKKQSELSELMKEQEETRRKLFEKMKERKILEKLKERKMREYLYEENLKERKTMDEIAERKFWWES, from the coding sequence GTGCCTTTTAGATTTAGACTTCAGAGAATATACGATGTTCGAAGAAAGGAAGAAGAAACTTTGAAAAACGATCTCTCAAAAATCAATGAAAAAGTGGAAAATACCCAGAGAATTATACAACAACTTTCCGCTGAAAAGAAGCGAATAGAAAGTAATTTTCTTCACAAAAAGGTTCTCAGAAAGGAAGATCTCCTGAATATGGAGATGCAGATGATGTTTTATGAAGAAGAGATCAAAAAAAAGCAAAGTGAACTTTCTGAACTGATGAAGGAACAGGAAGAAACGAGAAGAAAACTTTTTGAAAAAATGAAGGAGAGAAAGATTCTTGAAAAATTAAAAGAAAGAAAGATGCGAGAGTACCTTTACGAAGAGAACCTCAAAGAAAGGAAGACCATGGATGAAATAGCGGAGAGGAAATTCTGGTGGGAAAGCTAA
- a CDS encoding YifB family Mg chelatase-like AAA ATPase, translating to MNYNKLSSATIQGIEAMKIDVEVDFDNRSVFNDIDVVGLGDTAVKESRKRVKSAILNSGFSLPHGKYVVNLAPGDVRKEGSMLDLPIALCILASTGIVQVSENILAIGELSLNGEVKRVNGVLPVLLSLSEMFSGTVLIPKENEEEAKCVKELDIYAVESLRECVEFLRGDRTLKRIEYSGIENTNLEYEIDFSDVRDHEMVKRAVEIAVAGFHNILMVGNPGSGKTMIAKRIPTIFPPMSEEEILETSKVYSASGYPGIVKLRPFRAPHHTASTVSIIGGGTNPRPGEISLAHNGVLFLDELPEFKRDVLEALRQPLEEGIVTVARAKFTVTYPARFMLVGAMNPCPCGNLGDPKQPCVCSPRDIMRYRKKISGPLLDRMDLVINVPKLSFEEMMKKPEGEKSSSIRERVMKAREIQKRRFRDTHISCNSQMSHRMLRRFVQLDEKSEDLLKRYVERYGLSGRKIDKVLKISRTIADLEGSNGVEMSHLAEALQYRFRES from the coding sequence GTGAACTACAACAAACTCTCCTCCGCCACGATACAGGGAATAGAAGCAATGAAAATAGATGTTGAAGTAGATTTCGACAACAGGAGCGTTTTCAACGATATAGACGTGGTTGGCCTCGGTGACACCGCCGTGAAAGAGAGCAGAAAAAGGGTGAAAAGCGCTATTCTGAACAGTGGATTTTCTCTTCCACACGGTAAATACGTGGTGAACCTCGCTCCTGGAGACGTGAGAAAAGAAGGTTCCATGCTCGACCTGCCAATCGCACTGTGCATACTCGCTTCAACAGGAATAGTTCAGGTGAGCGAAAACATCCTCGCTATAGGAGAACTCTCGCTGAATGGAGAAGTGAAGAGGGTGAACGGGGTTCTTCCCGTTCTCCTTTCTCTTTCAGAAATGTTCAGTGGTACGGTGCTCATCCCAAAAGAGAACGAAGAGGAAGCAAAATGCGTGAAAGAACTGGATATATACGCAGTGGAATCTCTCAGAGAATGCGTTGAGTTCTTGAGGGGAGATAGAACGCTGAAACGGATCGAGTATTCGGGTATAGAAAACACGAACTTGGAATACGAGATCGATTTCTCCGATGTTAGAGACCACGAGATGGTGAAAAGAGCGGTGGAGATAGCCGTCGCAGGTTTTCACAACATCCTCATGGTAGGAAATCCCGGCTCCGGGAAGACCATGATAGCGAAGAGAATTCCCACGATCTTTCCTCCCATGTCCGAAGAGGAAATCCTCGAGACGAGCAAGGTGTACAGCGCATCTGGTTATCCCGGGATCGTGAAACTCCGTCCCTTCAGAGCTCCCCATCACACGGCGTCGACTGTCTCCATCATCGGTGGTGGTACCAACCCAAGACCCGGTGAGATTTCTCTCGCACACAACGGTGTTCTGTTCCTCGATGAGCTACCGGAGTTCAAAAGAGATGTGCTGGAAGCCCTGAGACAGCCTCTCGAAGAAGGTATCGTCACGGTTGCCAGAGCGAAGTTCACCGTCACCTACCCCGCCCGCTTCATGCTTGTTGGTGCCATGAACCCTTGTCCCTGTGGAAATCTTGGTGACCCGAAACAACCCTGTGTCTGCTCTCCCAGAGACATCATGAGGTACAGAAAGAAAATCTCGGGTCCTCTTCTGGACAGGATGGACCTGGTGATCAACGTCCCGAAGCTCTCCTTCGAGGAAATGATGAAAAAACCCGAAGGAGAGAAAAGCTCTTCAATCAGAGAGCGGGTGATGAAGGCGAGGGAAATACAAAAAAGACGTTTCAGGGATACTCATATTTCCTGCAATTCACAGATGTCTCACAGAATGCTGAGGAGGTTTGTCCAGCTGGACGAGAAGAGTGAGGATCTCCTGAAAAGATACGTGGAAAGATATGGACTGTCGGGTAGGAAGATCGACAAAGTTCTGAAGATCTCACGAACAATAGCGGATCTGGAAGGTTCGAACGGTGTAGAAATGAGTCACCTCGCAGAAGCGCTTCAGTACAGGTTCAGAGAGAGTTAG
- a CDS encoding proline--tRNA ligase, whose protein sequence is MRMKDLYAPTLKETPSDVETVSHEYLLRGGFIRKVAAGIYTYLPLGRRVLLKIENIVREEMNRIGAQEILMPILQPAELWKQSGRWDDYGPEMMKLKDRHERDFTLGPTHEEIVTDLVKNELRSYKQLPLTLYQIANKYRDEIRPRFGLLRAREFIMKDAYSFHASWESLDETYEQFKKAYSRIMERLGVRYMIIEAETGAIGGNASHEFVVPAKIGETNVLFCEKCGYQASDEKAEYKGEYTQEQEEEKPLKKVPTPGVKTIEEVSEFLGVPPSKIVKSLLYKGREGYVMVLIRGDLELNEAKLKAHLKDQSLRMATPEEILKDFGVPVGFIGPIGVDVKKVADHSVRGLKNFVVGGMEEDTHYVNANHPRDFKVDEWYDLRTVVEGDPCPVCGEPLKATKGIELGHIFKLGTKYSEAMKAYFMDENGEMKPFIMGCYGWGVSRTMAAVVEHFHDENGMIWPLSIAPYTVVVDILNMNDAEQKQVGEKIYQVLSEKGEEVVLDDREVSPGFKFKDADLIGFPIRINVGRSLKEGVVELKKRYSKELVKVNIKNGFGALLETLEKMKREYDPKEAVR, encoded by the coding sequence TTGCGGATGAAAGACCTCTATGCTCCTACTCTCAAAGAAACCCCTTCCGATGTTGAGACAGTAAGCCACGAGTATCTTCTTCGAGGAGGCTTCATAAGAAAAGTAGCCGCCGGTATATACACCTACCTCCCATTAGGAAGAAGAGTGCTTCTCAAAATAGAGAACATAGTTCGAGAAGAGATGAACAGGATAGGGGCACAGGAAATTCTGATGCCCATCCTTCAACCTGCGGAACTCTGGAAACAGTCAGGAAGGTGGGACGATTACGGTCCCGAAATGATGAAACTCAAAGACAGGCACGAAAGAGACTTCACACTCGGTCCCACGCACGAGGAGATCGTCACGGACCTTGTGAAGAACGAACTTCGTTCATACAAACAGCTTCCTCTCACTCTGTATCAGATAGCGAACAAGTACAGAGACGAAATCAGACCACGCTTCGGCCTTCTCAGGGCGAGAGAATTCATCATGAAGGACGCTTACAGCTTTCACGCAAGCTGGGAATCTCTGGACGAGACGTACGAACAGTTCAAAAAAGCGTACTCCCGAATCATGGAAAGGCTTGGTGTGCGGTACATGATCATAGAGGCAGAAACGGGTGCCATCGGAGGGAACGCTTCCCACGAGTTCGTCGTTCCTGCGAAAATAGGAGAGACGAACGTACTCTTCTGTGAAAAGTGCGGCTACCAGGCAAGCGACGAAAAAGCCGAATACAAAGGTGAATACACTCAGGAACAGGAAGAAGAGAAACCCCTCAAGAAGGTTCCCACACCCGGGGTGAAGACGATCGAGGAAGTTTCAGAGTTTCTCGGTGTTCCTCCGTCGAAGATTGTGAAGTCCCTTCTTTACAAAGGAAGAGAAGGATACGTAATGGTACTTATAAGGGGAGACCTGGAGCTCAACGAAGCGAAGCTCAAAGCACATTTGAAAGATCAGTCGCTGAGAATGGCAACCCCAGAAGAAATTCTGAAGGACTTCGGAGTTCCCGTCGGATTCATTGGACCCATCGGTGTGGATGTGAAGAAAGTGGCCGATCACAGCGTCAGAGGACTGAAAAACTTCGTCGTTGGGGGTATGGAAGAGGATACGCACTACGTAAACGCAAACCACCCCAGAGATTTCAAGGTGGACGAGTGGTACGATCTGAGAACGGTGGTGGAGGGTGATCCCTGTCCCGTCTGTGGTGAGCCTCTCAAGGCGACAAAAGGGATAGAGCTTGGTCACATCTTCAAACTCGGCACAAAATACTCCGAAGCCATGAAGGCCTACTTCATGGATGAAAACGGTGAGATGAAGCCTTTCATCATGGGCTGTTATGGCTGGGGAGTTTCCAGAACGATGGCGGCTGTTGTGGAACATTTCCACGATGAGAACGGTATGATCTGGCCCCTTTCGATCGCCCCTTACACCGTTGTGGTGGACATTCTGAACATGAACGACGCTGAACAGAAGCAGGTGGGTGAGAAGATTTACCAGGTTCTCTCAGAAAAAGGAGAAGAGGTTGTTCTGGATGACAGAGAAGTCTCGCCTGGTTTCAAATTCAAAGACGCCGATCTCATAGGCTTTCCCATAAGAATAAACGTGGGAAGATCCCTCAAGGAAGGTGTTGTTGAACTGAAGAAACGCTATTCGAAAGAACTCGTCAAGGTGAACATCAAAAACGGTTTCGGTGCGCTTCTGGAGACACTGGAAAAGATGAAGCGGGAGTACGATCCCAAGGAGGCTGTCAGGTGA
- a CDS encoding TIGR01212 family radical SAM protein (This family includes YhcC from E. coli K-12, an uncharacterized radical SAM protein.): protein MRYRKLSDYLKERYGERVQRIVIHGGFSCPNRDGTKGKGGCIYCDATGSGFTTLMRLPIREQVMEMKKKYEKRGIKKFIAYFQSFSNTYAPVEMLRERYEEALVDDSIVQLSVSTRPDLVPERVLDLFEEFKKRVDVSVELGLQTANYRTLKKINRGHTLAEFVDAAVRVKKRGIELVVHVILNLPWDDMEDVVETAKILSALDVDGVKLHSLYVVEGTKLAEMYKKGEVKICSLEEYIDRAITFLEYLSPNVVIHRLVADPPRKGTIFGNWGKSKIEIINMIEEELERRDTYQGKKFDYLNR, encoded by the coding sequence ATGCGATACAGAAAGCTCAGCGATTATCTGAAGGAAAGATACGGTGAAAGGGTCCAGAGAATAGTGATACACGGGGGATTTTCCTGTCCGAACAGGGACGGCACGAAAGGGAAGGGTGGCTGTATTTACTGTGATGCCACGGGAAGTGGCTTCACCACTCTGATGAGGCTCCCGATAAGGGAGCAGGTTATGGAAATGAAGAAAAAATACGAAAAGCGGGGGATCAAGAAATTCATCGCGTACTTTCAGTCGTTCAGCAACACCTACGCCCCTGTTGAGATGCTCAGAGAACGCTACGAGGAAGCTCTCGTGGACGATAGTATAGTTCAGCTATCTGTCTCCACGAGGCCCGATCTCGTGCCCGAACGAGTTCTGGATCTGTTCGAAGAATTCAAAAAGCGTGTCGATGTTTCCGTTGAGCTTGGCCTTCAGACGGCAAACTATAGAACACTCAAGAAGATCAACAGAGGCCACACCCTCGCGGAGTTCGTGGATGCCGCTGTGAGAGTGAAAAAGAGAGGCATCGAACTCGTGGTGCATGTGATTTTGAATCTGCCCTGGGACGATATGGAGGATGTGGTAGAGACGGCCAAGATCCTCTCCGCTCTCGATGTGGACGGTGTGAAACTCCACTCGCTTTACGTGGTGGAAGGAACAAAACTCGCGGAGATGTACAAAAAGGGAGAAGTAAAAATCTGTTCACTCGAGGAGTACATCGACAGAGCGATCACATTTCTCGAATACCTCTCCCCAAACGTGGTCATTCACAGACTGGTCGCAGATCCTCCGAGAAAGGGAACGATCTTCGGTAACTGGGGAAAGAGCAAGATAGAAATCATCAACATGATAGAAGAAGAACTCGAGAGGAGAGATACGTATCAGGGCAAGAAGTTTGATTATCTTAACAGGTAG
- a CDS encoding clostripain-related cysteine peptidase has protein sequence MIFGCIPVHNHTLSFLVWIAGDNDLEQFIFQDLKEMMGNPSWINVFALVDYRSSSDTLYRVEEGLIPLETFDEINSGDPVVLSSFLNAYRGEDLSLLVIWNHGDWWRGESQKQVKGVAYDFVNLDFFTIKEIKSVLRDSPVTVLGFDACLMGTFEILWELKDCARYVVVSSKEAPGNGWDYSVLRYSKDLSSLLSNIVKRYGEIYGTEYSLSVWDTSKLDEIMLWLDRVAQYMIENNLSPWEFEVERRTAGGSTTELVELGSFAKSLQNSSDVVLREYGEGLYSAIVSARVYGTPDNYTDLTIYLPQNMKNPEYWDDFVALSDFTSESSWDDLIEHWRDKN, from the coding sequence TTGATTTTCGGGTGTATTCCTGTTCACAACCACACGCTTTCGTTCCTCGTCTGGATAGCGGGGGACAACGATTTGGAGCAGTTCATCTTTCAGGATCTGAAGGAGATGATGGGAAATCCATCTTGGATAAACGTTTTCGCTCTGGTAGATTACAGGTCTTCTTCTGATACGCTCTACCGTGTGGAGGAAGGTTTGATTCCTCTGGAAACTTTCGATGAGATAAACTCAGGAGATCCGGTTGTTCTTTCTTCTTTCCTGAACGCGTACAGGGGAGAAGATCTTTCCTTACTCGTTATCTGGAACCACGGAGATTGGTGGCGTGGAGAGTCTCAAAAACAGGTTAAAGGTGTGGCTTACGATTTCGTAAATCTGGATTTTTTCACCATAAAAGAGATAAAGAGTGTTTTGAGAGACTCTCCCGTTACGGTACTGGGCTTCGATGCCTGTTTGATGGGAACGTTTGAGATCCTGTGGGAACTGAAAGATTGCGCTCGATACGTGGTTGTGTCTTCAAAAGAGGCGCCCGGGAACGGCTGGGACTACTCAGTGTTGAGGTACTCAAAAGATCTCTCTTCCCTTCTCTCGAACATCGTTAAGAGATACGGAGAGATCTACGGCACAGAATATTCTCTGAGCGTCTGGGACACTTCGAAACTGGATGAGATCATGCTGTGGTTGGACAGAGTTGCCCAGTACATGATCGAGAACAACCTTTCTCCGTGGGAGTTCGAAGTTGAAAGAAGAACTGCGGGCGGAAGTACCACCGAACTCGTAGAACTTGGAAGTTTTGCAAAATCGCTTCAAAATTCATCAGATGTTGTCCTCAGAGAGTACGGAGAAGGTCTCTACAGTGCCATAGTTTCTGCGAGGGTCTACGGAACACCTGATAACTACACGGACCTAACGATTTATCTGCCTCAGAATATGAAAAATCCAGAGTACTGGGACGATTTCGTTGCTTTAAGCGACTTCACCTCGGAGAGCTCCTGGGACGATCTCATCGAACACTGGAGGGATAAAAATTGA
- a CDS encoding DUF6485 family protein, producing MKACPNKERNLSYCNCSYPGCPRKGICCECMHYHRQHGELPACYFPNDAEKTWDRSIEHFKRVV from the coding sequence GTGAAGGCCTGCCCGAACAAGGAGAGGAACCTCTCTTACTGCAACTGTTCTTATCCTGGATGTCCGAGAAAGGGCATCTGCTGTGAATGTATGCACTATCACAGACAACATGGAGAACTTCCCGCGTGTTATTTCCCGAACGACGCGGAGAAAACCTGGGACAGATCCATCGAGCATTTCAAAAGAGTGGTGTGA
- a CDS encoding GAF domain-containing protein, with product MRSIVQNKVEECLEILKWDKTKWIDFWRELRRKFGPIVPNYERKLELNDEKIEKILREIERRELDRFKWDWLDVSRNKKIECAESLSEREDFLDLKREDFSVFLMSLLGLSDWVVVDGEKEKIVVMDVFSLWRKGLLRELSLATLHAVIEFRKGKEIGNYGGKKEYFDSLLKEIEKILKRGKEALGDLCEFLRNHVSYYDWVGFYFVEDGKLKLGPFVGEPTEHVEIPFGVGICGQAAEREETFVVQDVSKETNYLSCSPKTKAEIVVPIFKDGKIIGELDIDSYSPSPFSEEDRAFLEKVCELVSKVV from the coding sequence ATGAGAAGCATCGTTCAGAACAAGGTGGAAGAGTGTCTCGAGATATTGAAGTGGGACAAAACGAAATGGATTGACTTCTGGAGAGAGTTGAGAAGAAAGTTCGGCCCGATAGTCCCAAACTACGAGAGAAAACTCGAATTGAACGATGAAAAGATCGAGAAGATCCTTCGGGAAATAGAACGAAGAGAGCTCGATAGATTCAAGTGGGACTGGCTGGACGTCTCGAGGAACAAAAAAATAGAGTGCGCAGAATCGCTCTCAGAGAGAGAAGATTTCCTCGATTTGAAAAGAGAAGACTTCTCCGTGTTCCTCATGTCGCTTCTGGGTCTTTCAGACTGGGTTGTTGTGGATGGAGAGAAAGAGAAGATCGTGGTGATGGATGTGTTCTCTCTCTGGAGAAAGGGACTTCTAAGAGAGCTTTCACTCGCCACGCTCCACGCGGTGATAGAGTTCAGAAAAGGAAAAGAAATCGGGAACTACGGAGGAAAAAAAGAGTACTTCGATTCTCTGCTGAAGGAAATCGAGAAGATTTTAAAAAGAGGAAAAGAAGCTCTCGGTGATCTGTGCGAATTTTTGAGAAACCACGTTTCGTACTACGACTGGGTGGGATTTTACTTCGTGGAGGATGGAAAGCTGAAACTCGGTCCGTTCGTAGGAGAGCCAACAGAACACGTGGAGATACCGTTCGGAGTTGGAATCTGTGGTCAGGCAGCGGAGAGAGAAGAGACCTTCGTTGTTCAGGATGTGAGCAAAGAAACAAACTATCTCTCCTGCAGTCCAAAGACGAAAGCGGAAATCGTGGTTCCCATTTTCAAAGATGGAAAAATCATAGGAGAACTGGATATAGATTCGTACAGTCCTTCTCCTTTCTCCGAAGAAGACAGAGCCTTTCTCGAAAAGGTGTGCGAACTCGTATCAAAGGTGGTGTGA